A single Cryomorphaceae bacterium DNA region contains:
- a CDS encoding ComF family protein produces MRTPRFIRNSVQALSFLLLPEHCLHCNSELYHGERHLCGRCRTLLAYTDHHRLYRHELLRIFDGRMPIEAAIALWYFDGEGPTRPLMHAIKYKGTLSAAHHFGAELGSRLHASGFQADALCPIPLHPSRQRRRGFNQAEVIAEGISASSGIPVWKGLKRVRKTKTQTKMDAWTRKGNVEDVFALKKSPDGIPKKIWLVDDVVTTGSTIESAASVIAPLAQIGVLALAWAEKA; encoded by the coding sequence ATGCGTACACCACGTTTCATCCGCAATTCCGTGCAGGCATTGAGTTTCCTGCTTTTACCCGAACATTGTCTACACTGCAATTCCGAGCTGTACCATGGCGAACGCCACCTTTGTGGTCGTTGCCGAACTCTACTGGCCTACACGGATCACCACCGTTTGTACCGGCATGAACTGCTTCGAATCTTCGATGGCCGAATGCCTATAGAGGCGGCTATTGCGCTCTGGTATTTTGATGGTGAAGGCCCAACCAGGCCTTTGATGCACGCCATCAAATACAAGGGCACCCTCTCGGCTGCACACCACTTTGGGGCAGAGCTCGGGAGCCGATTGCATGCAAGTGGCTTTCAAGCTGATGCCCTTTGCCCCATTCCGCTTCATCCTTCGAGACAGCGTCGTCGCGGGTTCAATCAAGCCGAGGTCATCGCCGAAGGAATCTCGGCTAGTTCGGGGATACCTGTTTGGAAAGGGCTGAAGCGCGTTCGAAAAACAAAGACCCAAACCAAGATGGACGCCTGGACCCGGAAAGGTAATGTGGAGGACGTTTTTGCGCTGAAAAAATCGCCTGATGGCATACCGAAGAAGATTTGGCTGGTGGATGATGTCGTGACCACCGGAAGCACGATTGAAAGTGCAGCGTCCGTCATCGCGCCGTTGGCGCAAATCGGCGTTTTGGCCCTCGCTTGGGCGGAGAAGGCCTAG